DNA sequence from the Salinibacter grassmerensis genome:
CGCAGCTCCGTCTCGTCCCGCTCGGCGACGAGGAGTTGGGCCGTGTTCGTACCGATGTCGATCGTAGCGAGGCGCATGGGCGTCAGGCGGATGGAGAACGAGAGAATCGACCGGCCCACCACCCATCTTCCGTAATCTCTGCGTCGGGGTGAAGGCCGTGGGACGCGACCGCGTCGAGGAAGCCGTCGCGGTGCGACTGGAGAATGCCGGAGAGGAGGAGGGAGGCGTCGGGGGCAAGGTGGGCGGCGAGGGCCGGCATTAACTCTAGCAGGACGCGTCGCGTGATGTTTGCAGCCACGAGGTCGTAGCGGGAGGCCGGTGCGGCCTCCACGGATCCTTCCTGCACAGTCACACAGTCGGTCCCTACGTTCCGGCGGACATTCTCACGGGCATTGCGCACCGCGTTGGAATTGGGGTCCACCCCCAGCGCCGTGTCGGCACCGGCGCGACAGGCCGCGATGGCGAGCACGCCGGTCCCGGTGCCCACGTCGAGCACGCGATCGCCGCGGGCGAGGGTGTCGGCCAAGAGCCGCAGGGCCAGCCGCGTGGTGGCGTGGTGCCCCGTGCCGAAGCTCATTTCGGGATCGATGCGGAGCACCATGGCGTCGTTCTGGACGGCCGGTGGGTCGACCGAAGCAGGGCAGATAAGGAACGGCCCGGCCCGGACGGGCGAGAGGGTGTCTTCCCAGACGGCGTTCCAGTTCTTCGCCTCCAGTGGCCGAATCGATAGCGCCCCGGGATGGCCGTCGGCGGCCAGGCGGGCCTCTAGCTGCTTCTGATCGACGGCGGCCCAGCGATCGGCCGGCACGTAGGCGCGCAATTCGGTGTCGCTCTGGACGAAGCCGGTGGCGTGCGCTTCCAGCTCCGCCAGAAACGGGGCGTGCTCCGCGGGCGGAATGGTGAGGGTGAGCTCGATCGTGTCCATGCCGTCATGCGGAATCGGTTGCGCTCCGCTGCACCCGCCCCGTATACAGGGAGGCAATGCCAAATGTGAGGGGCGTCCACGACAGGTCCACGAAGCCGGCCCCTCCCATCCGCCGGAGAAAGTCCACGCCGTCCGGAAACGCCGCGACCGAACTGGGCAGGTACTCGTACGCGCCCTGGTCGGGGCTCAACAGGCCGCCGATGCGGGGCAGGACGTGGCGGCTGTACCACCGGTAGAGCTGCTTGATGGGCGTCGCGCGGGGGGTGCTAAACTCCAGCACGACGAGGGCGCCGCCGGGCCCCAGCACCCGCCGAATGTCGCCGAGGCCGGCGTCGAGGTCCTCGAAGTTGCGCACGCCGAATGCCACGAAGGCCGCGTCGAACGAGCCGTCGTCGAACGGGAGGTCGGCGGCGTCCTCCTTCTGGAGCACAATCCGGGAGGCAAGGTTCGCCTGCTTGATCTTTTCCCGGCCCCGGTCCAGCATTTCTGCGGAGAGGTCGATGCCGATCGTCTCGCGGGGATGAAGGGTGCGCTGAACTTTGAGGGCCAGGTCGGCCGTGCCGGTCGCCACGTCCAGCACGCGCTGTGGCTGTTCGTCCCTCAGCGTCTGGACGGCCCGAGAGCGCCAGTACCGGTCAACGCCGGCACTGAGGACTCGGTTCAGGAGGTCGTAGCGGGGGGCCACGGCGTCGAACATGGTCTCCACGGCCTCCGCCTTGCCTTCGGCCTCGCCGATGGGGGGATGGGAGTGTTCGGGCATCAGGAGTGGGGATATAAAAAGCAACGGGAATGCGCCCGGCTGGGCAATGCTCTCCTTCGGAGTGCCTTCTCTAGTGGGGAGAAGTGCTCTGTGCAATGAACAGCGCGGGTCACGAAAAGGGTCCGAGGCATGCCCGGAACGACGCCTGCCGCCTGGAAAGGCATCGTGGGATGCGTATACTTGCTCTTCACATTTTGCCTGCTCACCGGTGGAGGTAGATTCATCTCCAGTTCATTCTATTCACCGACGTCTCCGTTCGTGTCATGGCGTGTCTTGGTAGCACCTCGGTTCGTACATCGTCGCTTTGTGGCTTTGGTCTCGCCGCTGTCCTGGCGACGGTGCTCCCGGGCTGCTTCCTTGCGCAGGAGGCCGCGGAGAGCACCGTGGGGGCGGCCTCCGAGGCTGCTGGAGAAGAGGTGGGGAAGGCCATTGGGGCGCGGGTGGCGTCCGCGGCCAACCTGCCGACCGCGGGCACCGCGCAGTGGAACCCATTCATGGTGTCGTAGGCGCAGGTGCTCTTCAGCTACGCGTTCGCCGCGAACGGCATGTGGCTGGCGGAGGCGACCTACGAGGAGGGCGAGCGGGTGCGGTACGAGTTTCAGACGGCCGACGGAGAGGAGGCTGGGTTTCAGACGATGGAGCGGGCGTTCCTGACGACGGGCGAGGACGGAAACGAGTGGTGGCGCGTACGGGCCCAGCAGAATGAGGAGACCTGGGTCTACGAGGCACTCATCGACCCGGAGCGGGAGGAGGTCGTCCGTCTTCGATCGAAGGACCCGGAAGGGAACGTCGGGGAGGTGCCGGTAACGGAACGGACCGTGTACCAGTCGCCCCAGCGCCTGATGGAGGAATGCATTGAGGGGGCCAGGGTAGGTACGGCGGAGCTCGACACGCCGGCCGGCATGTGTTCCACGCGAGAGGTTGAGTACACGGGAGGCATGGGGGGCGGAACCGTTACCTGGTATCTTGCGGAGGGCGTGCCGGGTGACGTCGTCCGGTATCGGACACAGGGCACCCAGGGGAATGCCTGGATCAGCACCCTAGTGGAGTACGGGGACGACGCGACGACTACGCTTGGCTCCTACTGAGACCCGTACGGAGCCACTGCGAGAATGCCATTGCCGTTAGCTCAAAATCTGCGTTAGCTTCAACAGGTCGTAGTCGATCGACTTGCGCCGGCCGTAGACATTGCGGAGGGGCGTGAGCTTGACCTCGTTGTTGGTCATTCCCACCATCACGTCCGAGTGGCCGTCCATTAAAGACTCGACGGCGGCCACGCCGAGGCGGCTCGCCAGGACCCGGTCGCTGGCCGTCGGGGCCCCGCCCCGCTGCGTGTGGCCGAGAATGGTGGAGCGGAGCTCGATGTCCGAGAAGGCCTCGTCGTCCCGCAGCGCGCGCTCGATGCCCTGAGCCCCACCCAACTCGTCCCCTTCGGCCACGACAACGATGGTGGAGCGCCGCTGGGCGGTCATGAGGGACAGGATGCGCTCCTTCACCATGTCCATCTCCGTAATGGTTTCGGGGATCAGAATCAGCTCCGCCCCGCCCCCGATGCCGGAGTTGAGGGCAATAAACCCGGCATCCCGCCCCATCACCTCCACGAGAAACAACCGGTTGTGGGCGTCGGCCGTGTCGCGGATGCGGTCGATGTTGTGGATGGCCGTGTTGAGGGCCGTGTCGTACCCGATCGTCTGGTCGGTGCCGTACAGGTCGTTGTCGATCGTTCCCGGGCAGCCCACCACCCCGAGCCCGTGTTCGTCGTAGAGCTTCGACGCCCCCCGAAACGTACCGTCTCCCCCAATGGCCACAAGCGCGTCGATGTTATTCTCGCGGAGGTTGTTGGCGGCCATCCGGCGCCCCTCCTCGGTGCGGAAGGCCTCCGACCGGGCGCTCTTGAGGATCGTGCCACCCGACTGGAGGATGTTGGAGACCGAGCGCCGCTCCATCTCCACGAAGTCGGCCTCAATCATGCCCTCGTATCCCCGACGGATGCCCATCACCTCAATGTCGTTGGCGACGGCCGTACGGACGACCGCCCGGAGGCATGCGTTCATGCCCGGAGCGTCGCCGCCACTGGTGTATACGCCGAGGCACTCGATGTCCTGCATGGTCGGTCGGGAGGGGTCGGTGAGGGGAAGGAAGAGAGGAGGCCGTGGAGAATGGCCCCGGGCTGGTCCTCACTGGACGGGCTGAGGACGGGCCACCACCATACCAATCTGCCGCTCGATCGTCTGAACGTACCGTTGAAGATCGGGCGAAACCACTACGCCGTCGGAGAGCGAGGCGTGCAGAAGGCCGCGCCCGCCGTCCGAGTGGGCGTACACGAGGCCGGTGTGCGCCACGTCCAGCCCGTCGATCGAAGAAACGAGCGCCACGATGTCCCCGGCCCGGAGCTGATCGTAGACGGCGCGGATCGAATCCTGCGGCACATACCGCACTGGATCGCGCCGCTGTCGCGCCTGCAGGCGCGTCTCCATCTCTTGCACGCAGGCGAAGAGACTGTCGTTGGCGGCAAATCGGCTGTACGCCGACCGGTGGGTGCTCATAAAGTCGACCGTATCGCGCAGGGGACGCCCCTTCAACTCTGTGCCGAGCCGCCGCACGTGCCCCCGCTTCGAATTGTTGGTGATCCACTCCGTAAAGTAGTGCAGCCGCCCGCAGTAGCCCACCGGCCCGCCGTCGCGGTACCGCTGCTCCGCGAGGCGTCGCGCAAAACCTGCGTACGTCGTGTCGGATGCCTGGGTGCTGCGGGCCAGGGCAAGGGCGGTCTCGACGAACGTCACGCAGTCGAATCCATCGAAGCGAACGACGAGGGCCTCGGTCTCGGGGGCGTCGAGCGTGCCGGTGAGGTAGGGACGCCCGCGGAAGTGATGTCCGATTTCTTGCATCACCCGTCCGATTGAGCCGGTGTCCTCCGAGAGCGAACGGGCTGTCTCCAGGGCTGCCTCGAAGCGATCGGCAGTCGTGCCCGGCGGGGAGAGCACGCTGTCCGACAGGGCCAGAGGCCCACTGGATTGGGGAGGCGAGGCCGCCTCGGTGGATCCGTCGGGACCAGGCTGGCAGCCGCTCAACAATGCAAGGCCGACGAGCAGTCCCGGCAGCACAGCGAGCAGGCTTCGGAGGCGCACGGACATGGCGGGAGGGAGCGGAATGGACACATCGAGTCCGGTTTCACCCATTCGGGGCCGACTCGTTTCCGAGCGGGGCGGGCGACGCGGCCGACAGCTCGGACACGGGGGTGTCGAGACTCGCCGCCTCGGCGTCGGTGAGGGGCCACCAGTCGGGGTCGATGTCGAGCGCCCGGATGAGCTTTTGCTCGAATGTGGGCCGTGGGATGGTCGTTACGCCGAAGCGCTCGAGGTGCTCGGTCGAGTACTGTGTGTCGAGCAGGGCAAAGCCGCCCGCCCACAGTTGACGTACGAGATGGACGAGTGCCACCTTTGAGGCATTGCTGACCCGGTAGAACATCGATTCGCCAAAAAACGCCCCGTGGAGTCCGACCCCGTAGAGTCCGCCTGCCAGGTCGCCTTCCTGCCAGCACTCTACGCTATGGGCATACCCACGCTCGTGGAGGTCGGTGTACACCCGAATGATGCGCGGGGTAATCCAGGTGCGGGCCCGGTCCGCGCAGGCCTCGATGACGGAGGCGAAGGCATGGTCGGCGGTCACCTCAAACTCGCGCCGCCGCACCCGCCGGCGGAGGTTGTGGGGAACGTGGAACGCATCGAGCGGGAGGTGGGCCCGTGGATCCGGGGCGTGCCACCGCACGATGCCGGTGTCGTCGTCCCCCATCGGGAAGACGCCGTTGGCGTAAGCGCGGAGCAAGAGATCGGGCGTGAGGTCATCGGGCATGGGCGGCGGGACAGCGGGCGTAGAGGATTTGGGCAGGAGGGGGCGATGTCGTCGGAGGACTCGCTTCAAGATAAAACTATGCCCATGGGCGTGAGTTTGTGTCGCGTGATCACGTCGTTTTGCCCCAAACAGATGCTTCCCTCATGGACGCCTCGGACGGTCAGGTCTACCGCGCGCTCGTCGACGATCGAGCATTTGACGTCGCGATTCAGGACGATCAGCTCGTCGTGGACGGCGAGGCGAAAGACTATACCTTTGAGGTGCTGCGGGACGGCTACGTGTCGATGATTGTGGACGGTGCGAGCGTGCCGGTGTCGGTGGAGCCGACGGGGGAGGACACGCTGCGCGTGACGATTGATGGGCGGCGCACGGAGGTTCAGGTGAAGGATGAACGCGACCTGCTGGTGGAGGAGTTTGGGCTCGGGGAGGACGCCGTGGCGGGGGGACAGGTGCGGGCGCCCATGCCGGGCCTCGTGCTCGACCTGCTCGTGGAGGTGGGCGATGAGGTGGCGGTCGACGAGGGCCTCCTGGTGCTGGAGGCGATGAAGATGGAAAATGAACTGAAGGCCCCGTCCGGCGGCGTCGTACAGGCCATCCACGCCGCAAGCGGCGACGCGGTGGACAAAGACGCGCTGCTGATTGAAATTGAAGCAGCGTGACCCCCACCGAAGCGTTTCCAGACCCCATGGCTCCTTCCGATTCCGTCCTCGTCACTGGCGCCACCGGCCTTGTCGGCTCCATGCTGACCAGGCAACTCGTCGATGCCGGGACCGATGTGCGCATCTTCCGGCGCGATACCTCGTCCCTCGACCTCCTGGGCACGTACGCCGAGCGGGTCGACCACGCGGTGGGTGATCTCCGGCAGGCCCGGAGCCTGTACGAGGCGATGCAGGGGGTCGACCGGGTCTACCACGTGGCGGCCAAGGTGAGTTTTGCACGGGGCGACCGGGCGGCCGTCCGGCGCGTCAATGCCGACGGCACGGCCAATGTCGTCAACGCTGCCTTGAAGGCCGGGGTTGACCGCCTCGTGCACACCTCTAGCATCGCGGCCCTCGGCCGC
Encoded proteins:
- the prmA gene encoding 50S ribosomal protein L11 methyltransferase; this encodes MDTIELTLTIPPAEHAPFLAELEAHATGFVQSDTELRAYVPADRWAAVDQKQLEARLAADGHPGALSIRPLEAKNWNAVWEDTLSPVRAGPFLICPASVDPPAVQNDAMVLRIDPEMSFGTGHHATTRLALRLLADTLARGDRVLDVGTGTGVLAIAACRAGADTALGVDPNSNAVRNARENVRRNVGTDCVTVQEGSVEAAPASRYDLVAANITRRVLLELMPALAAHLAPDASLLLSGILQSHRDGFLDAVASHGLHPDAEITEDGWWAGRFSRSPSA
- the ubiE gene encoding bifunctional demethylmenaquinone methyltransferase/2-methoxy-6-polyprenyl-1,4-benzoquinol methylase UbiE — translated: MPEHSHPPIGEAEGKAEAVETMFDAVAPRYDLLNRVLSAGVDRYWRSRAVQTLRDEQPQRVLDVATGTADLALKVQRTLHPRETIGIDLSAEMLDRGREKIKQANLASRIVLQKEDAADLPFDDGSFDAAFVAFGVRNFEDLDAGLGDIRRVLGPGGALVVLEFSTPRATPIKQLYRWYSRHVLPRIGGLLSPDQGAYEYLPSSVAAFPDGVDFLRRMGGAGFVDLSWTPLTFGIASLYTGRVQRSATDSA
- the pfkA gene encoding 6-phosphofructokinase — its product is MECLGVYTSGGDAPGMNACLRAVVRTAVANDIEVMGIRRGYEGMIEADFVEMERRSVSNILQSGGTILKSARSEAFRTEEGRRMAANNLRENNIDALVAIGGDGTFRGASKLYDEHGLGVVGCPGTIDNDLYGTDQTIGYDTALNTAIHNIDRIRDTADAHNRLFLVEVMGRDAGFIALNSGIGGGAELILIPETITEMDMVKERILSLMTAQRRSTIVVVAEGDELGGAQGIERALRDDEAFSDIELRSTILGHTQRGGAPTASDRVLASRLGVAAVESLMDGHSDVMVGMTNNEVKLTPLRNVYGRRKSIDYDLLKLTQILS
- a CDS encoding DUF1460 domain-containing protein; this translates as MGETGLDVSIPLPPAMSVRLRSLLAVLPGLLVGLALLSGCQPGPDGSTEAASPPQSSGPLALSDSVLSPPGTTADRFEAALETARSLSEDTGSIGRVMQEIGHHFRGRPYLTGTLDAPETEALVVRFDGFDCVTFVETALALARSTQASDTTYAGFARRLAEQRYRDGGPVGYCGRLHYFTEWITNNSKRGHVRRLGTELKGRPLRDTVDFMSTHRSAYSRFAANDSLFACVQEMETRLQARQRRDPVRYVPQDSIRAVYDQLRAGDIVALVSSIDGLDVAHTGLVYAHSDGGRGLLHASLSDGVVVSPDLQRYVQTIERQIGMVVARPQPVQ
- the aat gene encoding leucyl/phenylalanyl-tRNA--protein transferase, encoding MPDDLTPDLLLRAYANGVFPMGDDDTGIVRWHAPDPRAHLPLDAFHVPHNLRRRVRRREFEVTADHAFASVIEACADRARTWITPRIIRVYTDLHERGYAHSVECWQEGDLAGGLYGVGLHGAFFGESMFYRVSNASKVALVHLVRQLWAGGFALLDTQYSTEHLERFGVTTIPRPTFEQKLIRALDIDPDWWPLTDAEAASLDTPVSELSAASPAPLGNESAPNG
- a CDS encoding biotin/lipoyl-containing protein yields the protein MDASDGQVYRALVDDRAFDVAIQDDQLVVDGEAKDYTFEVLRDGYVSMIVDGASVPVSVEPTGEDTLRVTIDGRRTEVQVKDERDLLVEEFGLGEDAVAGGQVRAPMPGLVLDLLVEVGDEVAVDEGLLVLEAMKMENELKAPSGGVVQAIHAASGDAVDKDALLIEIEAA